One part of the Neisseria zalophi genome encodes these proteins:
- a CDS encoding molybdopterin molybdotransferase MoeA — protein sequence MLDFDTALQQLLDSHTCGLATLELPLAEAAGCILAEPLYAVYPSPMFDNSAMDGYAVCDPEGRLKSYTVISRIQAGEPTAAALQAGQAVRIFTGAPLPEGTTAVVPQEQTETDGDSVHITADIRPGQHMRLKAEEIEVGQELLAAGTRLNAAALGLAASQGYEQLSVFQPLNVTVFSSGNEVTEPGRSLGEGKIYDANRYQMMAWLQARGVAVTDGGILPDDLAGTENALKQAAATADVIITSGGASVGEADYLKQAVERVGTLSCHTLAIKPGKPFAWGHIGRTAVFVLPGNPVAAFVTANMLLLPVLNVLAGQQKRLGLPVVTAQAAFSTRKAIKRREFLRVATAINENGRLSAQLLPNQGSAMLATCVAADALCEVPAGTVIQEGDTVKLYLLV from the coding sequence ATGCTAGATTTTGATACCGCATTGCAACAATTGCTCGACAGCCATACCTGCGGTTTGGCTACACTTGAATTGCCGTTGGCGGAAGCGGCAGGTTGTATTTTGGCCGAACCGCTGTATGCCGTTTACCCCAGCCCGATGTTTGATAACAGCGCTATGGACGGCTATGCCGTTTGCGATCCGGAAGGCCGTCTGAAAAGCTATACCGTTATCAGCCGCATTCAGGCAGGTGAACCTACGGCAGCGGCATTGCAGGCAGGGCAGGCCGTGCGTATCTTTACCGGTGCGCCGCTGCCCGAAGGCACAACGGCGGTGGTGCCGCAAGAGCAAACCGAAACAGACGGCGACAGCGTCCACATTACCGCTGATATCCGCCCCGGCCAACACATGCGCCTGAAAGCCGAAGAAATCGAAGTCGGGCAGGAATTGTTGGCAGCGGGCACCAGATTGAATGCCGCCGCATTGGGGTTGGCCGCTTCGCAAGGGTATGAACAATTGTCGGTATTTCAACCGCTTAACGTCACCGTATTTTCAAGCGGTAATGAAGTAACCGAACCCGGCAGGTCGCTGGGAGAAGGCAAAATATACGATGCCAACCGCTATCAGATGATGGCATGGTTGCAGGCGCGCGGCGTGGCCGTGACTGACGGTGGTATTCTCCCCGATGATTTGGCCGGTACCGAAAATGCGCTCAAGCAGGCGGCGGCAACGGCCGATGTGATTATTACCAGCGGCGGCGCATCTGTCGGGGAGGCCGATTATTTGAAACAGGCAGTCGAACGCGTAGGCACGCTAAGCTGCCACACTTTGGCGATTAAACCGGGCAAACCTTTTGCTTGGGGGCATATCGGCCGCACTGCCGTATTCGTGTTGCCGGGCAATCCGGTAGCCGCTTTTGTTACCGCCAATATGCTGCTGTTGCCCGTTTTGAATGTATTGGCCGGCCAACAAAAACGCTTGGGTTTGCCGGTGGTTACGGCACAAGCCGCATTCTCTACCCGTAAGGCCATTAAACGGCGCGAATTCTTGCGCGTGGCAACCGCCATAAATGAAAACGGCAGATTGTCGGCACAATTATTGCCGAATCAGGGCTCCGCCATGTTGGCGACTTGTGTGGCGGCAGATGCCTTATGCGAAGTGCCCGCCGGCACGGTGATTCAAGAGGGGGATACGGTGAAGCTGTATTTGTTGGTGTAG
- the modB gene encoding molybdate ABC transporter permease subunit, producing MTEALSVTLLLSLKVAGTATLLNIILGTATGFMLARCRFPGRDLLDTLITLPMVMPPTVLGYYLLVLLGRNSTFGGWLKDTLDIQLVFTWQGAVIAAALVTFPLVFKPARAAFESVNPQLEQAAEVLGLRPWAVFFRVSLPMAWRGILAGILLAFARALGEFGATLMIAGSIPGQTQTLSIAVYEAVQAGEDGLANGLVLLISAVCIVILLAISHLARARDGRS from the coding sequence ATGACCGAAGCCCTATCCGTTACCCTACTGCTTTCTTTAAAAGTAGCCGGAACGGCCACCCTGCTCAATATCATTCTCGGCACTGCCACAGGATTTATGCTGGCACGCTGCCGCTTTCCCGGCCGCGACCTGCTCGACACCCTAATAACGCTGCCGATGGTGATGCCGCCGACGGTTTTGGGCTATTACCTGTTGGTTTTATTGGGGCGCAACAGCACATTCGGCGGCTGGCTGAAAGATACTTTGGATATTCAATTGGTGTTTACTTGGCAGGGTGCCGTCATCGCGGCCGCTTTGGTGACTTTCCCTTTGGTTTTCAAACCGGCACGGGCGGCTTTCGAAAGCGTGAACCCGCAGCTTGAACAAGCCGCCGAAGTATTGGGTTTACGCCCTTGGGCGGTATTTTTCCGTGTCAGCCTGCCGATGGCATGGCGCGGCATTCTGGCGGGCATCCTATTGGCCTTTGCCCGCGCGCTCGGCGAATTCGGCGCCACGCTCATGATTGCCGGCAGTATTCCCGGGCAAACGCAAACCCTCTCGATAGCCGTTTACGAAGCGGTTCAAGCCGGAGAAGACGGGCTGGCCAACGGCTTGGTATTGCTGATTTCGGCAGTTTGCATCGTTATCTTACTCGCTATCAGCCATCTGGCACGCGCACGCGACGGGAGAAGCTGA
- a CDS encoding molybdenum cofactor biosynthesis protein MoaE → MQPLIRIQTADFHFQQEYDNLRLQGGNTGAVVGFVGLVRDRDSDVPLSALFLEHYPEVTENEIARIIEEADKRWPLTACTVIHRVGRLKADEQIVLVLTASAHRKAAFAAAEFIMDYLKTEAPFWKKEIFSDGLEKWVEAKQSDRNAALKWEEK, encoded by the coding sequence ATGCAGCCGCTTATCCGTATCCAAACCGCCGATTTCCATTTTCAACAGGAATACGACAACCTGCGCTTGCAGGGCGGTAATACCGGCGCGGTCGTCGGCTTTGTCGGATTGGTGCGCGACCGTGATAGCGATGTTCCGCTTTCGGCACTGTTTTTGGAACATTATCCTGAAGTTACCGAAAATGAAATTGCCCGCATTATTGAAGAAGCAGACAAGCGGTGGCCGCTCACCGCATGTACCGTTATCCATAGGGTGGGCCGTCTGAAAGCCGATGAGCAGATTGTATTGGTGCTCACGGCTTCCGCACACCGTAAGGCGGCTTTTGCGGCGGCGGAATTTATTATGGATTATTTGAAAACCGAAGCGCCGTTTTGGAAAAAAGAAATTTTTTCAGACGGCCTGGAAAAGTGGGTGGAGGCGAAACAGAGCGACAGAAATGCCGCATTAAAATGGGAGGAGAAATAA
- the trmA gene encoding tRNA (uridine(54)-C5)-methyltransferase TrmA: MTLSAYRQQLNEKAEYLQTLFSPLNIPELEIFESPEKHYRMRAEFRVWHEGEEMFYAMFERGKKAGGGALVRCDQFEPACAAINDLMPKLMAAADAVPVLKNRWFQVEFLATLSSEMLVTMIYHKKLDEAWRQEAEKLQNALGIAIIGRSKGQKIILKQDYVTETLEVGGKNFRYRQYEGGFTQPNAEICRKMLAWACSVAAPLNGDMLELYCGNGNFTLPLARCFDKVLATEVSKTSVQAALWNIEANGSDNVNIARLSAEEFTEAYGGVRTFRRLQEQGIVLADYRFSTIFVDPPRAGIDDETLKLVRQFDNVIYISCNPETLRSNLDVLSETHHIRRMALFDQFPFTHHIESGVWLEKKA, from the coding sequence ATGACTTTATCCGCATACCGGCAGCAGTTAAACGAAAAAGCCGAATATCTGCAAACGCTTTTTTCACCGTTAAATATACCCGAGTTGGAAATATTCGAATCCCCCGAAAAACATTACCGTATGCGTGCCGAGTTTCGTGTTTGGCATGAGGGCGAAGAGATGTTTTATGCCATGTTTGAGCGGGGTAAAAAAGCCGGTGGCGGGGCTTTGGTGCGCTGCGACCAATTCGAGCCGGCTTGTGCCGCTATTAATGATTTGATGCCGAAGCTGATGGCGGCTGCCGATGCGGTGCCGGTTTTGAAAAACCGTTGGTTTCAGGTGGAATTTCTTGCTACGCTTAGCAGTGAAATGTTGGTGACCATGATTTATCACAAGAAATTGGATGAAGCATGGCGGCAGGAAGCGGAAAAGTTGCAAAATGCTTTGGGCATTGCCATTATCGGCCGCAGTAAAGGGCAAAAAATCATTTTAAAGCAGGATTATGTAACCGAAACGCTGGAGGTGGGCGGGAAAAACTTCCGTTATCGCCAATATGAGGGCGGCTTCACCCAGCCTAATGCCGAAATCTGCCGAAAAATGTTGGCATGGGCCTGCTCGGTAGCTGCACCGTTAAACGGCGATATGCTCGAACTGTATTGCGGCAATGGCAATTTTACGCTGCCGTTGGCACGCTGTTTCGATAAAGTGCTGGCAACCGAAGTGTCGAAAACGTCTGTTCAGGCGGCATTGTGGAATATCGAAGCCAACGGCAGCGATAATGTAAACATCGCCAGATTGTCGGCCGAAGAGTTCACCGAAGCCTATGGCGGCGTGAGAACATTCCGCCGCTTGCAGGAACAGGGCATTGTGTTGGCTGACTACCGTTTTTCTACCATTTTTGTTGATCCGCCGCGCGCGGGGATTGATGATGAAACGCTAAAATTGGTGCGGCAGTTTGACAATGTGATTTATATTTCATGCAATCCGGAAACCTTGCGCAGTAATTTGGATGTTTTATCGGAAACCCACCACATACGCCGCATGGCATTGTTCGATCAATTTCCGTTTACCCATCACATTGAAAGCGGTGTGTGGTTGGAAAAGAAAGCCTAA
- the mobA gene encoding molybdenum cofactor guanylyltransferase MobA, which yields MTISALIMAGGQGLRMGGKDKGLVRWRGKAFVDYVVEALCPQVDNIAISVNRNFEEYAERTPNVFTDARQWQGLGPLAALATAACNIQLNMSEWLLIVPCDTLLLPDDLVATFIAAAEEEPSVHAFYAETATQPHYSVMFIRPRLLQSTPAYLSTGMRTLQGWLEQQHAQAVQFDNEQNFMNFNSEQEIEKPIC from the coding sequence ATGACAATCAGTGCATTAATTATGGCAGGCGGCCAAGGGCTGCGTATGGGCGGGAAAGATAAAGGGCTGGTGCGGTGGAGAGGCAAAGCGTTTGTAGATTATGTGGTTGAAGCATTGTGCCCGCAGGTAGACAATATTGCTATCAGTGTGAACCGCAATTTTGAAGAATATGCCGAACGTACCCCCAATGTTTTCACCGATGCCCGCCAGTGGCAGGGCTTAGGGCCTTTGGCCGCATTGGCCACGGCCGCCTGCAATATCCAACTGAATATGTCGGAATGGCTGTTGATCGTGCCGTGCGATACTTTGCTACTGCCGGACGATTTGGTGGCAACATTTATTGCCGCTGCCGAGGAAGAGCCGTCCGTTCATGCATTTTATGCCGAAACCGCAACACAACCACATTACAGTGTTATGTTTATCCGCCCGCGTCTGCTGCAAAGCACACCTGCGTATCTTTCAACCGGTATGCGCACTTTGCAGGGTTGGTTGGAACAGCAACATGCACAGGCAGTGCAGTTTGATAACGAACAGAATTTTATGAATTTTAATTCCGAACAGGAAATAGAAAAACCGATATGCTAG
- the modA gene encoding molybdate ABC transporter substrate-binding protein → MKPHKAVWILLTALTALPATAADITVSAAASLSNAFKDIAQSYQQQYPDGRVRLNTAGSGTLLQQAVQGAPVDVLAFADQETMDKAAAKGLIHPQTRRNFARNTLVAATPATSKLTLAQLTDLTKPQFERIAVSNPNSVPAGSYARAALQKAGVWQALQPKIIRTQHVRQTLDYIARGEVDVGFVYRTDAALMKNKVRILRTVPTDKPVSYPIAVTRSGRQQAEAQRFVNYVLSPAGRAILARYGFKQP, encoded by the coding sequence ATGAAACCACATAAAGCCGTTTGGATATTACTGACTGCCCTAACCGCATTGCCCGCCACTGCCGCCGATATCACCGTATCCGCAGCCGCCAGCCTGAGCAATGCATTTAAAGATATTGCCCAAAGTTATCAGCAACAATATCCCGACGGCAGGGTGCGGCTGAATACCGCCGGCTCCGGCACGCTGTTGCAACAGGCCGTACAAGGTGCTCCGGTTGACGTATTAGCGTTTGCCGATCAGGAAACCATGGATAAAGCCGCTGCCAAGGGCCTGATCCACCCGCAAACCCGCCGTAACTTTGCGCGGAACACCTTAGTCGCCGCCACACCTGCTACAAGCAAGCTGACACTGGCGCAGCTAACCGACTTAACCAAGCCGCAATTCGAACGTATTGCCGTCAGCAACCCAAACAGCGTACCGGCAGGAAGCTACGCCCGAGCGGCATTGCAAAAAGCCGGTGTGTGGCAGGCATTACAACCCAAAATCATCCGCACCCAGCATGTGCGGCAAACTTTAGACTATATTGCCCGCGGCGAAGTAGATGTCGGTTTTGTGTATCGGACCGATGCCGCCTTAATGAAAAATAAAGTCAGGATTTTACGCACGGTGCCGACCGACAAACCCGTTTCCTATCCGATTGCCGTTACGCGTTCGGGCAGGCAACAGGCGGAAGCACAGCGTTTTGTAAACTATGTATTGTCGCCCGCAGGCCGCGCCATATTGGCACGCTACGGCTTCAAACAACCTTAA
- a CDS encoding MoaD/ThiS family protein, which produces MITILYFGVLKQQLNTEREEINWSGGTGSELLALLNSRGGEWAQYLNTQYIFRLVINKKISSWNDIIPDNAEVGFLPPVTGG; this is translated from the coding sequence ATGATTACCATTTTATATTTCGGTGTGCTCAAGCAGCAATTGAATACGGAGCGGGAAGAGATCAACTGGTCGGGCGGCACGGGCAGCGAATTGTTGGCTTTGCTGAACAGCCGCGGCGGCGAGTGGGCTCAATATCTTAATACTCAATATATTTTCCGTTTGGTGATTAATAAAAAAATCAGTAGCTGGAACGATATCATTCCCGATAATGCCGAAGTCGGTTTTCTGCCGCCGGTAACGGGGGGCTGA